The sequence below is a genomic window from Roseimicrobium gellanilyticum.
CCTCTCTCAGCACCGCACTGGCCATTCGTCCTGTCATCGTTTCACGCGTGATCCCTGCGCCACAAGAAATGGTCTACGAGGCATGGACCCAGGCGGAGCAACTCATGCGCTGGTGGGGTGCCAATGGACTGACCACCCCCGAGTGCAAAATCGATCTGCGTCCCGGCGGCGTCTTTTATTATTGCATGCAATCACCTGATGGCACGGACTATCGGTGCAAGGGTATCTACCAGGAAGTCACCGAGTCTGAGCGGCTGGTATTCACCAACAGCTTCGTCGATGCGAAAGGCGATCCTGCACGGCATCCCGACCTTCCAGACTGGCCACGCGAAACACTGATCCACGTGACCTTCACCCCGCACGAAGATGGCACCCGTATCACACTACAGCAGGCCGTGTCCAAGGCAGACGAGGCGGAGACGGAAGGCTTCGAGCGCGGTCGCGAAGGCGCGCAGGAGTTCTGGGCCATGACCCTGGATTGCCTCGCGGACAACCTGGCGCACGCCTGATGCGCATGCCCGGACATATCCGCTTCATTCATCCCCACACCAAACATCCAACTCAATACCACAACGACTCGCGATATGAACGCCCCTGCCACCACCTCGAAAGCCATGTACTGGACCGGATGGGTCCTGAGCATCCTTCCTCTGCCGCTTATGATTATGGGCGGCATCATGAAAGTAACCAAGAACCCACAAGTCGTGGAGGGGTTCCAGAAAGCCGGACACCCGGTGGACCTCGCCACCCCCATTGGCATCATCGAACTGGTGTGCGTGGCCATCTTTCTATTTCCTCGCACTGCGGTTCTGGGCGCCATCCTGCTGGCGGCATATCTGGGCGGCGCCGTATGCTCCCACGTCCTGAATCAGGATCCGCTCATGAACTCCCTGATGCCTGCCATCTTTGGCGTGGTCCTTTGGTTGGGCCTCTGGCTGCGTGATGCCCGCTTGCGTGCGCTGCTTCCCTTCACCAGCAAGGTGTAAAGCCTGCCATTCATATCGGGACCACTACACCCCATCCCACCATGGCTGCGAAGTTCCAAAAGTTCACCACGCACCTCTGCTATGACAATCAAGCGGAGGAAGCCGTGGCACTCTACACCTCCCTCTTCGAAAACTCGCGGATCAAGCACACGCTCCACTATGGAAAAGATCAGCACGGCCCGGAAGGAAGCGTGCTGGGCATCCTGTTCGAGCTCTGCGGCGTGGAATTCTGGGCCGTGAATGGCGGCCCGTATTTCAAGTTTGAGCAGGGCATGTCCATCTACGTGAAATGCGAGACTCAGGAGGAAATCGACAAGCTCTGGGAAAAGCTCGCGGAAGGGGGCAAGCAGCAGATGTGCGGATGGCTCGTGGACAAGTTTGGCGTGTCCTGGCAGATCGCCCCGGCCGTCGCCGATGAGATGATGCAGGATCCAGATCCCGAGAAAGCCGCGCGG
It includes:
- a CDS encoding SRPBCC family protein; amino-acid sequence: MSSKRASLSTALAIRPVIVSRVIPAPQEMVYEAWTQAEQLMRWWGANGLTTPECKIDLRPGGVFYYCMQSPDGTDYRCKGIYQEVTESERLVFTNSFVDAKGDPARHPDLPDWPRETLIHVTFTPHEDGTRITLQQAVSKADEAETEGFERGREGAQEFWAMTLDCLADNLAHA
- a CDS encoding DoxX family protein, whose protein sequence is MNAPATTSKAMYWTGWVLSILPLPLMIMGGIMKVTKNPQVVEGFQKAGHPVDLATPIGIIELVCVAIFLFPRTAVLGAILLAAYLGGAVCSHVLNQDPLMNSLMPAIFGVVLWLGLWLRDARLRALLPFTSKV
- a CDS encoding VOC family protein codes for the protein MAAKFQKFTTHLCYDNQAEEAVALYTSLFENSRIKHTLHYGKDQHGPEGSVLGILFELCGVEFWAVNGGPYFKFEQGMSIYVKCETQEEIDKLWEKLAEGGKQQMCGWLVDKFGVSWQIAPAVADEMMQDPDPEKAARVLTAILEMEKYDIEALKRVYEGRSAIPA